Proteins from a genomic interval of Streptococcus sp. D7B5:
- a CDS encoding ECF transporter S component: MLKKWQLKDVILLAFLSIFFGGVFVGSGYLFDILTLILAPLGLQAFANEILFGLWCMAAPIAAIFVPRIGSATIGEVLAALAEVLYGSQFGLGALLSGLVQGLGSEFGFLVTKNRYESWLSLTANSIGITLFSFVYEYIKLGYYAFSLPFVLSLLVVRFISVFFFCAILVRAIVKLYHQFAAGGKA, translated from the coding sequence ATGTTGAAAAAATGGCAGTTAAAAGATGTTATCTTGCTTGCTTTCTTGTCTATCTTTTTTGGTGGCGTTTTTGTGGGTTCGGGTTATCTATTTGATATCCTCACCCTAATCTTGGCCCCTCTTGGTTTGCAGGCCTTTGCCAATGAAATCCTCTTTGGTCTCTGGTGTATGGCTGCGCCCATTGCGGCTATCTTTGTTCCAAGAATCGGAAGTGCAACGATTGGAGAAGTGCTCGCTGCGCTTGCTGAAGTCCTTTATGGTAGCCAATTCGGCCTAGGCGCTCTTTTGTCTGGCTTGGTTCAAGGCTTGGGAAGTGAATTTGGTTTTCTCGTAACCAAGAATCGCTATGAAAGTTGGCTCTCTCTAACTGCTAATAGTATTGGGATTACGCTTTTTAGCTTTGTCTATGAATACATTAAGTTAGGTTACTACGCCTTTTCCCTTCCTTTTGTCCTTTCCTTGCTTGTGGTGCGTTTTATTTCCGTCTTTTTCTTCTGTGCCATCTTGGTTCGTGCCATTGTCAAACTCTATCATCAGTTTGCGGCTGGAGGAAAGGCGTAG
- the lctO gene encoding L-lactate oxidase — MSYKTSNAEGPVDFINTYDLEPMAQQVIPKAAFGYIASGAEDTFTLRENIRAFNHKLIVPHTLCDVENPSTEIEFAGEKLSSPIIMAPVAAHKLANEQGEVATARGVHEFGSLYTTSSYSTVDLPEITEALQGTPHWFQFYFSKDDGINRHIMDRVKAEGYKAIVLTADATVGGNREVDKRNGFVFPVGMPIVEEYLPEGAGKSMDFVYKSAKQRLSPRDVEFIATYSGLPVYVKGPQCREDVERSLAAGASGIWVTNHGGRQIDGGPASFDSLQEVAEAVDKRVPIVFDSGVRRGQHVFKALASGADLVAIGRPVIYGLALGGSVGVRQVFEHLNAELKTVMQLSGTQTIEDVKHFKLRHNPYNPTFPVDPRDLKLY; from the coding sequence ATGTCATATAAAACAAGCAATGCAGAAGGACCTGTAGATTTTATTAACACTTATGATTTGGAGCCAATGGCGCAACAAGTCATTCCTAAAGCTGCCTTTGGTTATATCGCTAGTGGAGCAGAGGATACTTTCACTTTACGCGAGAACATCCGTGCCTTTAACCACAAACTTATTGTTCCTCATACGCTTTGTGATGTTGAAAATCCAAGTACAGAGATTGAATTTGCAGGTGAAAAATTATCTTCACCAATTATTATGGCGCCTGTTGCGGCTCATAAATTGGCAAATGAACAGGGGGAAGTAGCTACTGCGCGTGGTGTGCATGAATTTGGTTCTCTCTATACAACTAGTTCCTACTCTACCGTTGACCTTCCAGAAATTACGGAAGCTCTTCAAGGAACACCTCATTGGTTCCAATTTTACTTTAGTAAGGATGATGGAATTAACCGCCATATCATGGACCGTGTGAAGGCTGAAGGCTATAAAGCGATAGTCTTGACGGCGGATGCAACTGTAGGAGGGAATCGTGAGGTTGATAAGCGCAATGGTTTTGTCTTCCCAGTTGGCATGCCGATTGTTGAGGAATACCTGCCAGAAGGTGCTGGAAAATCAATGGACTTTGTTTACAAGTCAGCTAAACAACGCTTGTCTCCACGCGATGTCGAATTTATCGCTACATACTCAGGACTTCCTGTGTATGTCAAGGGACCACAATGCCGTGAGGACGTTGAACGTTCGCTTGCTGCGGGAGCTTCAGGTATCTGGGTAACCAACCACGGTGGTCGCCAAATCGACGGTGGACCAGCATCCTTTGACTCACTTCAAGAAGTGGCTGAAGCAGTTGATAAACGTGTGCCAATTGTCTTTGACTCTGGTGTTCGTCGTGGTCAGCACGTCTTTAAAGCCTTGGCTTCAGGAGCAGACTTGGTAGCTATTGGGCGCCCTGTTATCTATGGCTTGGCTCTCGGCGGTAGTGTTGGTGTGCGTCAAGTCTTTGAGCACTTGAATGCAGAATTGAAGACAGTCATGCAGTTATCTGGAACTCAGACTATTGAGGATGTCAAACACTTCAAACTCCGTCACAACCCATACAATCCAACCTTCCCAGTTGACCCTCGTGACTTAAAATTGTATTGA
- a CDS encoding TenA family protein: METQDYAFQPGLTVGELLKSSQKDWQAAINHRFVKELFAGTIENKVLKDYLIQDYHFFDAFLSMLGACVAHADQLESKLRFAKQLGFLEADEDGYFQKAFKELKVAEHDYLEVNLHPVTKAFQDLMYSAVASSDYAHLLVMLVIAEGLYLDWGSKDLALPEAYIHSEWINLHRGPFFAEWVQFLVDELNRVGKNREDLTELQKRWNQAVALELTFFDIGYEL; this comes from the coding sequence ATGGAAACACAAGACTATGCATTTCAGCCAGGTTTGACCGTTGGAGAATTATTAAAAAGTAGTCAGAAGGATTGGCAGGCTGCAATCAATCATCGTTTTGTTAAGGAACTTTTTGCGGGGACAATTGAGAATAAGGTCTTAAAAGACTACCTGATTCAAGATTATCACTTCTTTGATGCCTTCTTATCCATGCTGGGTGCCTGTGTAGCTCATGCAGACCAGCTTGAATCCAAACTTCGTTTTGCCAAGCAACTGGGCTTTCTTGAAGCAGATGAAGATGGTTATTTCCAAAAGGCTTTCAAAGAGTTAAAGGTAGCAGAGCATGACTATCTAGAAGTGAACTTGCACCCTGTAACAAAAGCGTTTCAGGATCTAATGTATTCTGCTGTGGCTTCATCAGACTATGCTCATCTTTTGGTCATGCTGGTCATTGCAGAAGGTCTCTATTTAGACTGGGGTTCTAAAGATTTGGCACTACCTGAAGCCTATATTCATTCGGAATGGATCAATCTACATAGAGGTCCTTTCTTTGCAGAGTGGGTTCAATTTCTAGTTGATGAACTTAATCGTGTCGGGAAAAACCGAGAAGATTTGACAGAACTTCAGAAACGCTGGAATCAAGCAGTTGCTTTAGAATTAACCTTTTTTGATATCGGTTATGAATTATAG